ATCCCGCCAGGTGCACCATCTCGAAGGTCGCGGGGATGCGCCCGTCCGCCTCGGCGTGGCGTTCGGCGTAGAGCTGGGCCGCGCGGGCCAGGACGGGGCGGCTGAGCGGTCGGATCGGCCCGGCCAGGACGTTGGTCTCGCCCATGGCCCGCAGGTCGCGCATCAGGGCGAACAGGTCAGGGTAGCGCACCGTGACCCGATCCACGTCGCTGACCGGCAGGGCGAAGCCCGCCCGCTGCAGCAGACCCGCCCCGTCGAAGCCGTCGGCGAAGGGCGAGACGCGGGCCTGGGCCCCGCCGCGGACCTCCAACTCGGCCTCGGTCAGCACGCCGCGCAGCTCCTTCAGCGTCGCCGCGCCGAACAGGCTGGCCACGAACAGGCCGTCGGGTCTCAGGGCGCGGCGAATCTGCGCCAGGGCGCCGGGCAGGTCGTTGGCCCAGTGCAGGCCCAGCAGATTGACGATCAGGTCGGCCGACTGGTCCTCCAGCGCCAGGGGCCCGGCGCCCGGCGCGGCGCGCTCGGCCGTCGAGCCGACGGCGCGGACCTCGGCTGCCCGGTCGCGCGCCGGGCTGTCGGCCAGGGCGCGGGCGAAGACGCCGGGGTGGGGCGACAGGTCGACGGGCGCCTGAAACTCGCGCAGGATGACGGCCAGGCTGTCGACGGCGTTCTCTGCCGCGCGCTGGTGCAGGAAGTCCGCGCGGGGAAACAGGGTCGCGGCGCGCGCCAGGCGGGCGGCGCGTCGGCGGGCGTCGAACAGGATCGGGGGACCGGAGGAGGGGGCGCTCATGTCGGTTCAGGATGGGGGCTGGCGAGGTCGATTAAAAGGCGTGATCGCGCCTTTAGCATCCGGCGGGCGCGATGCGGGACGAGTCCTGCTCGACCTGCTGCTGCCGCCCCTGGCTCACGACAGCCGCGCGGCGGCCGCCTCGGCGGGCCTGTCGCCCGACGCCTGGAGCCGGGTCGCCTTTCTGGAGGCCCCGGTCTGCGACGGCTGTGGCGCGGCCTTTGAATACGACGGCGGGGATTTCGCGTCCGAGCGCTGCGCCGCCTGCCTGGCCGCCCCCTATGCCTTCGCACGCGCCCGGGCCGCCTGCGTCTATGACGAGGCCTCGCGCGCTGTGATCCTGAAGTTCAAGCACGGCGACCAGCAGCAGTTCGCCCCCCTGTTCGCGCGCTGGATCAGCCGTTCGGCCGCGCCCCTGATCGAGACGGCCGACGCCGTGGTCCCCGTGCCCCTGCATCGCTCGCGCCTGCTGGCCCGCCGCTTCAACCAGGCCGCCGAGGTGGCCCGGCCCCTGGCCCGCGCCGCCCGGCTCGACTACCTGCCCGACGCCCTGGCGCGGGCCCGGCCCACCGCCAGCCAGGGCGGCAAGTCGGCGCGCGGCCGCCGCCTGAACGTGCGTCAGGCCTTTTCCGTCACCGAGGCGGGGCGGCGGCGGATCAAGGGGCGGCGGATCCTTCTGGTCGACGACGTGCTGACGACCGGGGCCACGGCCGAGGCCTGCGCGCGGGCGCTGATCGCGGCCGGCGCCCGCGCCGTGGACCTGGCGGTGATCGCGAGGGTGCGAACCGCGCGCGAACCGCCTAAATGAGGGGGAACCGACCCCGTAAGGAGATCTGCGTTGGCTGAAGTCGTCATCTACACCAAGCCCGGCTGCCCCTATTGCGTCCGCGCCATGGCCCTGCTGGACCGCAAGGGCGCGGCCTACACCGAGATCGTCGCCTCCAACGATCCCGACAAGAAGGCCGAGATGGTGGAGCGGTCGGGCGGCGCGGCCACCTTCCCGCAGATCTTCATCGACGGAAAGCACGTCGGCGGCTCGGACGACATCCACGCCCTGGACCGCAAGGGCGGGCTCGATCCCCTGCTGGCGGCCTGAACGACGCATGGCTGAAACGCTCGACATCGCCCTGGTCCAGACGCGCACGCCGGCGACGGCGGCCGCGGGGCTGGTGCATGTCGAGCCCCTGATCCGCCGGGCGGCGGCCGAGGGCGCGAAGCTGATCGCGACGCCCGAGGGGACCAACCTCCTGGAGCAGCGTCGGGCCTTGCGCGACGCCGCCCTGGCGGACGAGGCCGCCGATCCCGCCGTCGCTGGGCTGAAGGGCCTGGCCGCCGAGCTGGGCGTCTGGCTGGCGGTCGGCTCGGTCCTGGTGCGCTCGGGGGTCGAGGGCGACGCCCGCGCCGCCAACCGCTCCCTGCTGCTCGACCCGACCGGCGCCGTCGCCGCCCGCTATGACAAGCTGCACGTCTTCGACGTCGACCTGCCGGGCGGCGAGACCTATCGCGAGAGCGCTGCGGTGCGGCCGGGCGAGGCGGCCGTGGTCGCCGACACCCCCTGGGGGCGGCTGGGCCTCAGCATCTGCTACGACGTGCGCTTCCCGCATCTGTATCGCGGCCTGGCCAAGGCGGGGGCCTCGCTGATCGCCGTCCCGGCCGCCTTCACCCGCCCGACCGGCGAGGCGCACTGGGAGACCCTGCTGCGCGCCCGCGCCATCGAGACGGGGGCCTTCGTCCTGGCCCCGGCCCAGGGCGGGACGCACGAGGACGGCCGCCGGACCTGGGGCCGCTCCCTGGTCGTCGACCCCTGGGGCCAGGTCATCGCCCGCGCCGACCACGACGAGCCTTGCCTTGTCCACGCAAAGCTGGACATGAGCGCCGTGGAGCGGGCGCGCGGCGCGGTGCCGTCCCTGCTCCACGACCGCGATTTCGACCTGCCGACGCCATGATCCGCTACGCCCTGTCCTGTGACCACGACCACGGCTTCGAGGCCTGGTTCGCCTCCTCGTCCGACTTCGACGACCAGGCGGGGCGCGGCCTGATCGAATGCCCCTTCTGCGGCTCGACCGTCGTGCGCAAGCAGGTGATGGCCCCGGCCGTTTCCGGCACCAAGAAGACCGCGCCCTCGCCCGACGCCATGGCGCGGATGCAGGGCATGATGATGCAGGCCGCGCGCGAGGTGCGCGACCACGTCGAGCGGAATTTCGACTACGTTGGCGACGCCTTCGCCCGCGAGGCCCGCGACATCCACGAAGGCCGCAGCGAGAAGCGCGAAATCTACGGCGAGGCCACCCCCGCCGAGATCAAGAAGCTCAAGGACGACGGCGTGCCCTGCGCTCCCCTGCCCAGCCTGCCGCCCGACCCCAAGAAGGCGAACTGACCCGATGTCCCTGATGATCGCCCTGGCCGCGGCCGCGCTGCAGACGGCGTCAGCTCCGGCCCCCGACCTGTCCTGGCTGGCCGGCTACTGGCTGGACTGCTCCGGCGGGCGCGAGGCGTCCGAGACCTGGAGCGACCCGCGCGCGGGTCTGATCGTCGGCCACACGGTGACGGTGCGCAACGGCCGCAGCGGCTTCGAGAGCGCCCGCATCGGACCCTTGCCGGACGGCGGCCTGGCCTATTTCGCCCAACCCGGCGGGGCGCCCGTGACGGTCTTCCGCCTGGTCGACAGCGGTCCGAACCGCGTCGTCTTCGCCAATCCGGACCACGATTTTCCACGCCGCATCCTCTATGAGCGCGCGGGTGATGTGCTGACCGCCCGGATCGAAGGGGCGGCCGACGACGAGAACCGGAGCGCGCAATGGCGATTCAACAGGGCGGAGCTGAACGCCCGCTGTCCTCATTGACCTGGCGGCCGATGACGCCGGACGACCTCGACGGCGTGGTCGCGGTGGCCCAGCTGTCCTTCCCCGATCATCCGGAAGAGCGCGCCTGCTTCGCCAACCGCCTGGCGCTGCATCCCGAGGGCTGCTTCGTCCTGGCCGCCGAGGCCGGGCCGGTCATGGGCTATCTGGTCGCCTATCCGTGGCGGCGGAACGCGGCGCCGCCGCTGAACGTGCTGATCGACGCCATCCCCGCCGACGCCGAGGTCCTCTATCTGCACGACCTGGCCCTGCACCCGGACACGCGCGGCGGCGGCTGCACCAGGCCTGTGATCGAGCGCTTGGCCGAACAGGCCGGGGCCGCGGGCTGGCCGGCCATCGCCCTGGTGGCGGTCAACGACGCCTCGGCCTTCTGGAGCCGCAACGGCTTCGAGATCCAGACCCCGCCCGGCATGGCCGAGAAGCTGGCCAGCTACGGCGACGACGCCCGCTACATGGTCCGGCCGCTCTGAGGGATCAGGCGGCCCGCGTCGCCATCATCATATAGTTGATGCCCACGTCGTCGCCCTCGCTCCAGCGGTCGTTCAGCGGGTCATAGGCCAGGCCATAGGGGCCGGTGACGGTCAGGGGCTCGCCATCCAGCATGGCGCGCAGTTCCTCGGGCTTGAGGAACTGGCGCCAGTCGTGGGTCCCGGCGGGCACCCAGCGCAGCACGTATTCCGCCGCGACCTTGCCCAGCAGCAGCCCTTTCAGCGTGCGGTTCAGGGTGGCGACGATCATCATCCCGCCCGGCTTGATCAGCTTCGAGCAGGCGCGGATGAAGGCCTCCGGGTCGGCGACGTGCTCGATCACTTCCAGGGTCAGGACCACGTCGAACGGTCCGGCGCCGGCCTCGACCATCTGCTCCACCGTGGCGGCGCGATAGGCGATGTCCAGCCCGACCTGGTCGGCATGGGCGCGGGCCGTGCCGATGTTCTCGGACGAGGCGTCGATGGCGGTGACGTCGAAGCCCATCCGCCGCATCGGCTCGGCGATCAGCCCGCCGCCGCAGCCGATGTCGATCAGGCTGAGCCCGGCGAAGGGCGCCCGCGCGCGCACGTCGCGGTCGAAGTGTTCGGCGGCCCGGTCGCGCACGAATTTCAGCCGCGCGGGATTGAAGCGGTGCAGGGGGGCGAAGGGGCCCTTGGGGTCCCACCATTCGGCCGCCTGGGCGGAAAAACGGGCGACGTCGGCAGGATCAATGCTCGGCCCTTCGGCACGATCAGTAGCAAAGGATGAAAAACCCTCTTCGCTTTGGGGTTTGCGCGGATCGAGGCTGTCGGTAGAAGCGGGCATGGGCAGAGGCATGGACCGCCTGCGCCCGCCATGCAAGCAGGGGATCAGACGCCAGGATGACGCGGGCCGACACGAACCGGTTGGTGATGAAGTTCGGCGGCACCTCCATGGCCGACCTGGAACGCATCCGTCGTGCGGCGCGCATCGTCGCCGCCGAGGCCGCCAGGGGCAAGGGCGTCGCCGTGGTCGTCTCGGCCATGGCGGGCAAGACCAATGAGCTGGTGGCCTGGACCGACGGCGTCGGCGCCGCCGCGCCGGGCCTCTACGGCGACGGCGCCCTGTCGGACGACGAATATGACGTGGTGGTCGCCTCGGGCGAGCAGGTGACCTCGGGCCTGCTGGCCCTGACCCTGCGCAACATGGGCCTGAAGGCGCGCAGCTGGATGGGCTGGCAGATTCCGATCCTGACCGACGACGCCCACGGCCGCGCCCGCATCGAGGACGTGCAGGGCGACGCGCTGGGCGCCGCCGTCGACGCGGGCGAGATCGCCATCGTGCCGGGCTTCCAGGGCGTGACCCGCGACGGGCGCATCACCACCCTGGGCCGGGGCGGCTCGGACACCTCGGCCGTGGCGGTCGCCGCGGCGCTCGGCGCGCCGTGCGACATCTACACCGACGTGGACGGCGTCTATACGACCGACCCGCGCATCCAGAGCCGCGCACGGCGGCTGGAGCGCGTCTCCTACGAGGAGATGCTGGAAATGGCGTCGCTCGGCGCCAAGGTGCTGCAGACCCGCTCGGTCGAGCTGGCCATGCACAAGCGCGTGCCGGTGCGCGTCCTGTCCAGCTTCATCGAGCCGGATGAAAACGGAAACCTGCCGCAACACGCCGGCACCCTGATTTGCGACGAGGATGAGATCGTGGAAAAGCGCATCGTTTCCGGCGTGACCATGAGCCGGGACGAAGCCCGGATCACGCTGCTGGGCCTGTCGGACCGCACGGACGCCCCGGCCGACGTCTTCACCCGCCTGGCCGAGGCGGAGGTCAACGTCGACATGATCGTGCAGAGCCAGGCCCGCACCGAAGGCGCGGTCAACCTGACCTTCACCACGGGCCGCCGCGACGCGCGCCGCGCCGCGGACCTGATGACCGCCGCGAAGGCCGAGATCGGCTTCGAGGAGCTGCGCGTCGACGACGACGTGGCCAAGGTCTCGGTCATCGGCGTCGGCATGCGCAGCCACGCCGGCGTGGCCCAGACCATGTTCCGCGCCCTGGCCGACAAGGGCATCAAGTTCCAGGCCATCTCCACCTCGGAGATCAAGATCAGCGTGCTGATCGATTCGGACTACGCCGAACTGGCGGTGCGGGCGCTGCACGCCGCCTATGGATTGGACGCGGACTAGGATGTCCGATGAGGCCGCCCTATCTGGGAGGCTGGCCTCTGAAAAACCGGAACGGGGCGGCAGGACAGGAGCGGTGATGGGCAAGGGCGCGGTAGTGACGGCGAGGGGGCCGCGTCTCCTGCTGCGTCAGATCCGCGAGGCCCTGGCCGGCGCCCATGGCGCCGTCCCCGCCCAGGATCGCCTGAACATGGTGGTCCGCATCATCGCCCGGTCCATGGTGGCCGAGGTCTGCTCCATCTATCTGCGGCGCGCTTCGGGCGAGCTCGAACTGTTCGCCACCGAGGGTCTGAACCCCGAGGCCGTGCACAACACCCGCCTGCGCCCCGGCGAGGGCCTGGTCGGCGAGGTGGCCCGCCTGGCCCAGCCGATCAGCCTGTCCGACGCCCCGTCGCACCCCAGCTTCTCCTATCGCCCCGAGACGGGCGAAGACCCCTTCCACGCCTTCCTCGGCGCGCCGCTGCTGCGCGGCGGCCGGGCCATCGGCGTCCTGGTCGTCCAGAACCGCGCCGCCCGTCGCTATGACGAGGAAGAGGTCGAGGACATCCAGACCATCGCCATGGTCCTGGCCGAGACGGTCGCCTCGGGCGAGCTTCTGGCCCAGGCCGAGCTGCGCGACGTCGAGGTGGCGCCCCACCGGCCCGAACGCCTGCGCGGTCAGAAGTTCGCCGAGGGCCTGTCCTTCGGCCGGGCGGTCCTGCACGAGGCGCCCCTGGCCCCCGAGCAGCTGCTGTCCGACGACCCCGTGGCCGAGGAGGCCCGGCTTCAGCAGGCCCTGGACGAACTGCGCTCCAGCATCGACGCCCTGCTGGAAGGCAGCCAGGGCAAGCTGGGCGGCACGCCTTACGAAGTGCTCGAGACCTATCGGATGTTCGCCGACGACCGGGGCTGGAACCGGTCGCTGGAGGAGGCGGTGCGCTCGGGCCTGACGGCCGAGGCCGCCGTCGACCGCGTCCGCAACGAGCACCGCGCCCGCTTCGCCAACGCCCGCGACCCCTATATCCGCGAGCGGCTGCACGACTTCGAGGACCTGGCCAACCGCCTGCTGCGGGTGTTGGCGGGCGACAATCCGGGCCAGCGCGACCTGCCCGACGACGCCATCCTGGTGGCGCGCAACCTGGGTCCGGCCGACCTGTTGGAGTATCCGCGTCACAAGCTGCGCGGCCTGCTGCTAGAAGAAGGCTCGGCCGCCAGCCACGCGGCCATCGTCGCCCGCGCCCTGCAGATTCCCTGCGTCGGCCGCCTGCAGGGCCTGCGCGACCGCCTGTCCGAGGGCGATCAGGTCATCGTCGACGGGGAGACGGGCGAAGCCTATCTGCGGCCCCGCCCCGATATGCTGGCGGCGGTCGAGAGCCGCATGGCCGTGCGCGAGCAGCGCCGCGCCGAGTTCGACCAGCTGCGCGACATCCCGGCCGTCACCCGGGACGGCCAGCGCATCACCCTGCTGACCAACGCCGGCCTGGCCGTGGACCTGGAGAATCTGGACGCGACGGGGGCCGAGGGCATCGGCCTGTTCCGCACCGAGTTCCAGTTCATGGTCTCGGACGAACTGCCCCGGCTGACCGCCCAGACGGCGCTCTACAAGCTGGTGCTGGACGCGGCGGGCGACCGGCCCGTCACCTTCCGCACCCTGGACATCGGCGGCGACAAGGTCCTGCCCTATCTGGAGAACGAGCGCGAGGAGAACCCCGCCCTGGGTCGTCGCGCCGTCCGGCTGGGCCTCGATCGTCCGGCCCTGCTGCGGATGCAGCTGCGCGCCCTGCTGACCGCCGCCGCCGGGCGCGAGCTGCGCGTCATGTTCCCCATGATCGCCACGGTGGACGAGTTCCGCGCCGCGCGCGAACTGGTCGATGTCGAATGCGATTGGGCGCGGCGTCGCGGGCGGCCCCTGCCGTCCCTGCTGCGCGTCGGGGCCATGATCGAATGCCCCAGCCTGCTGTGGCATCTGGACGCCCTGCTGCCGCTGACCGACTTCGTCTCGGTCGGCACCAACGACCTGATGCAGTATATGTTCGCCGCCGACCGGACCAATCCGCTGGTGTCGGACCGCTACGACCCCCTGTCGCCGCCCGCCCTGCGCGCCCTGGCCGAGATCCAGCAGAAGTGCGCCGACAGCGCCACGCCCGTCTCGGTCTGCGGCGAACTGGCGGGCCGCCCGCTGGAGGCTTTCGCCCTGATCACCCTGGGCTACAACCGGCTGTCGGCGCCCGCCGGCGGGGTGGGGCCGGTCAAGCGGATGATCCTGTCGGCCGACCTGAACGCGGCCCGACGCGGCATGAACGTGCTGCTGGGCTCCTCGGCCGGCTCGGTGCGCGGCGAGATCGAATCCCTGGCCCGCAAGCTGAACGTCGACGTCTGAAGCGGCGCCGTCTTTCCCGCGTTGCCCGCGCCCCAAGCCTCGTCTAAGCGAAAGGGGCGGGCGCACGGGTGCCCCTGCCTGACGGAACCCCGGCCATATGGAACAGGATCGGCACGCCGCGCCGTCCCTCGAGGACTCCCGCGACGGGACTCTGGACGAGACCCAGGACGAGACCCTGGGCGCCGCCCTGCGCGCCGCGCGCCTGGCCTCGGGCCTGTCCATGGCCCAGCTGTCGACCCTGACGCGGGTGCATCCGCGTTTCCTGACGGCGCTGGAGCAGGGCGAGTTCGCCGTCCTGCCGTCGCGCATCTTCTCCATCGGCTATGTGCGGGCCTATGCGGCGGCCCTGGGCCTGGACGAACTGACCGCCGTCGA
The nucleotide sequence above comes from Brevundimonas naejangsanensis. Encoded proteins:
- a CDS encoding methyltransferase domain-containing protein, with product MSAPSSGPPILFDARRRAARLARAATLFPRADFLHQRAAENAVDSLAVILREFQAPVDLSPHPGVFARALADSPARDRAAEVRAVGSTAERAAPGAGPLALEDQSADLIVNLLGLHWANDLPGALAQIRRALRPDGLFVASLFGAATLKELRGVLTEAELEVRGGAQARVSPFADGFDGAGLLQRAGFALPVSDVDRVTVRYPDLFALMRDLRAMGETNVLAGPIRPLSRPVLARAAQLYAERHAEADGRIPATFEMVHLAGWAPHESQQKPAKRGSAKTRLADALGVREQTGEDG
- a CDS encoding ComF family protein, coding for MSVQDGGWRGRLKGVIAPLASGGRDAGRVLLDLLLPPLAHDSRAAAASAGLSPDAWSRVAFLEAPVCDGCGAAFEYDGGDFASERCAACLAAPYAFARARAACVYDEASRAVILKFKHGDQQQFAPLFARWISRSAAPLIETADAVVPVPLHRSRLLARRFNQAAEVARPLARAARLDYLPDALARARPTASQGGKSARGRRLNVRQAFSVTEAGRRRIKGRRILLVDDVLTTGATAEACARALIAAGARAVDLAVIARVRTAREPPK
- the grxC gene encoding glutaredoxin 3, whose protein sequence is MAEVVIYTKPGCPYCVRAMALLDRKGAAYTEIVASNDPDKKAEMVERSGGAATFPQIFIDGKHVGGSDDIHALDRKGGLDPLLAA
- a CDS encoding carbon-nitrogen hydrolase family protein; amino-acid sequence: MAETLDIALVQTRTPATAAAGLVHVEPLIRRAAAEGAKLIATPEGTNLLEQRRALRDAALADEAADPAVAGLKGLAAELGVWLAVGSVLVRSGVEGDARAANRSLLLDPTGAVAARYDKLHVFDVDLPGGETYRESAAVRPGEAAVVADTPWGRLGLSICYDVRFPHLYRGLAKAGASLIAVPAAFTRPTGEAHWETLLRARAIETGAFVLAPAQGGTHEDGRRTWGRSLVVDPWGQVIARADHDEPCLVHAKLDMSAVERARGAVPSLLHDRDFDLPTP
- a CDS encoding DUF1178 family protein; this encodes MIRYALSCDHDHGFEAWFASSSDFDDQAGRGLIECPFCGSTVVRKQVMAPAVSGTKKTAPSPDAMARMQGMMMQAAREVRDHVERNFDYVGDAFAREARDIHEGRSEKREIYGEATPAEIKKLKDDGVPCAPLPSLPPDPKKAN
- a CDS encoding DUF6265 family protein yields the protein MSLMIALAAAALQTASAPAPDLSWLAGYWLDCSGGREASETWSDPRAGLIVGHTVTVRNGRSGFESARIGPLPDGGLAYFAQPGGAPVTVFRLVDSGPNRVVFANPDHDFPRRILYERAGDVLTARIEGAADDENRSAQWRFNRAELNARCPH
- a CDS encoding GNAT family N-acetyltransferase; amino-acid sequence: MAIQQGGAERPLSSLTWRPMTPDDLDGVVAVAQLSFPDHPEERACFANRLALHPEGCFVLAAEAGPVMGYLVAYPWRRNAAPPLNVLIDAIPADAEVLYLHDLALHPDTRGGGCTRPVIERLAEQAGAAGWPAIALVAVNDASAFWSRNGFEIQTPPGMAEKLASYGDDARYMVRPL
- the ubiG gene encoding bifunctional 2-polyprenyl-6-hydroxyphenol methylase/3-demethylubiquinol 3-O-methyltransferase UbiG; the protein is MPASTDSLDPRKPQSEEGFSSFATDRAEGPSIDPADVARFSAQAAEWWDPKGPFAPLHRFNPARLKFVRDRAAEHFDRDVRARAPFAGLSLIDIGCGGGLIAEPMRRMGFDVTAIDASSENIGTARAHADQVGLDIAYRAATVEQMVEAGAGPFDVVLTLEVIEHVADPEAFIRACSKLIKPGGMMIVATLNRTLKGLLLGKVAAEYVLRWVPAGTHDWRQFLKPEELRAMLDGEPLTVTGPYGLAYDPLNDRWSEGDDVGINYMMMATRAA
- a CDS encoding aspartate kinase → MTRADTNRLVMKFGGTSMADLERIRRAARIVAAEAARGKGVAVVVSAMAGKTNELVAWTDGVGAAAPGLYGDGALSDDEYDVVVASGEQVTSGLLALTLRNMGLKARSWMGWQIPILTDDAHGRARIEDVQGDALGAAVDAGEIAIVPGFQGVTRDGRITTLGRGGSDTSAVAVAAALGAPCDIYTDVDGVYTTDPRIQSRARRLERVSYEEMLEMASLGAKVLQTRSVELAMHKRVPVRVLSSFIEPDENGNLPQHAGTLICDEDEIVEKRIVSGVTMSRDEARITLLGLSDRTDAPADVFTRLAEAEVNVDMIVQSQARTEGAVNLTFTTGRRDARRAADLMTAAKAEIGFEELRVDDDVAKVSVIGVGMRSHAGVAQTMFRALADKGIKFQAISTSEIKISVLIDSDYAELAVRALHAAYGLDAD
- the ptsP gene encoding phosphoenolpyruvate--protein phosphotransferase yields the protein MGKGAVVTARGPRLLLRQIREALAGAHGAVPAQDRLNMVVRIIARSMVAEVCSIYLRRASGELELFATEGLNPEAVHNTRLRPGEGLVGEVARLAQPISLSDAPSHPSFSYRPETGEDPFHAFLGAPLLRGGRAIGVLVVQNRAARRYDEEEVEDIQTIAMVLAETVASGELLAQAELRDVEVAPHRPERLRGQKFAEGLSFGRAVLHEAPLAPEQLLSDDPVAEEARLQQALDELRSSIDALLEGSQGKLGGTPYEVLETYRMFADDRGWNRSLEEAVRSGLTAEAAVDRVRNEHRARFANARDPYIRERLHDFEDLANRLLRVLAGDNPGQRDLPDDAILVARNLGPADLLEYPRHKLRGLLLEEGSAASHAAIVARALQIPCVGRLQGLRDRLSEGDQVIVDGETGEAYLRPRPDMLAAVESRMAVREQRRAEFDQLRDIPAVTRDGQRITLLTNAGLAVDLENLDATGAEGIGLFRTEFQFMVSDELPRLTAQTALYKLVLDAAGDRPVTFRTLDIGGDKVLPYLENEREENPALGRRAVRLGLDRPALLRMQLRALLTAAAGRELRVMFPMIATVDEFRAARELVDVECDWARRRGRPLPSLLRVGAMIECPSLLWHLDALLPLTDFVSVGTNDLMQYMFAADRTNPLVSDRYDPLSPPALRALAEIQQKCADSATPVSVCGELAGRPLEAFALITLGYNRLSAPAGGVGPVKRMILSADLNAARRGMNVLLGSSAGSVRGEIESLARKLNVDV